The Anabas testudineus chromosome 5, fAnaTes1.2, whole genome shotgun sequence region TCAGACATTTTCTTTAAGACCTACAAATGATCTGTTGCTTATATAGAATTACAACATTGTATTTTGCTGTCAGTATATTGTAATTAGGATCAATTCAAGTCATTCATTTATCTTCTTTTCCAGCTGATGAAACAACAGAGGATGCTTCTTTGCACATGTCAGAGGAGACCGACGACCAAGCAGTTTCCAAAGGTAACAGTTTGGTACATAGCCACGATGTCTTCGACATCAATTATGGTGTTAAATAGCAAAGCCACAAGGagtcagtgttgtttcttttgttaacATAGAGAAAATGACCTTAGGGGAAAATTGTAGGAGCTGATTTGTGTTTATACTCAACTTACAGGCAAATTCAACTGGAAAGGGAATATCAAGGCAATCCTTCGGGACTCGGCAGACCAGGAGCTGTCAGTAAAGAAGCTGAGGAAAAAGGTGAGACATGGAATGCAGATAAATCTATAGTTCTTTCCTTATGCACCATCCCATTTGATCTCTAAACTAAGAATGGTCTAATGCATATGATTTGAAAACACCACTTTCTTTGGTTTAGCACAATGCTAAGAACGTGTTCTTCTTTCACAGGTTTTGGCAGCCTACTACTCTTTCACTGGTGATGGGAATTTTAAAACTGAGGAGGAGGTGCTAGCACTTTTCAACAAGAAGATTAACAACAATCCTAAATTTAGAATTTTGAAAGACAGAGTTAGACTTGTAAAGTAGAGCTGTTTCTCTCACATccctgaaatgaaatgaaatgaaatgaatgtcGCTTATAGAAAATTCTGCCCTCCTCCCTctgatatatttgttttttacagatGCCATAATCGCAAAgattaaataattttattattaaattgtgtTCTCTTTTATTACTGAAGTAGGCCTGATCAGCACAAGTTTTACAAATTAACTAAGGTATTGTTCAATCTATAAAATGACAATTAGATGGGCGCTCTGTTCCACATTCCAAGCCCATGGTAAGGCTGGGAAACGGCACTTTATCTGTGGGATTGGATGTTGAAGTGGGGGAAGGGGAACAGGAGAGGTGCACCTGAGGTGAATTTGACTCTCACACGGGACGAAGTTAATGCACATTCCTCGGCACCCCGAACGGGGTTCACTTGGCCAGGGACACAGAAGCTCCATAGAAGCAAGATGCTTGGTGTCAGCCTCAGGTGAAGTTTTAATGTCTGATTTTCTGCCGCTAGAATGAGCAGCCTCTTTACCCTGTACACACagagacccacacacacacacacagacaggagggGCTACAGGAGGAAATCAGCTTTATGAAGCTCTGCTAATCCCAGTAGGTTTAACACTGATGCTTATTCATCACACTGCTTACCTGTAATTGAATATTGCATACCTTGGGTATTAGTCAAGCTATTACTCAAGTTTGAGAGTATTAAAATGGTGTTTTCTACTCCTCACTTTGGAGTCAGCATTGCTTAATGCATAACTAATTTGTTTCAATCGAACTCAGCCCAACTAAGAAACTAAGCCTGTCTTTACTTTTGGGAGGCAAATCCGGATTACCAcatcaatatttcatttctGCCATTAGATATTGCAGGATGAACTGTGTGACCTCTAATTTGGTTTTAATTAGCAGTTGTAGCTATATGAGCTCTTTTTCCAAGGGGGTTCCTGgatattaaagttaaattctGTCATTTTACACAATTCTTTTACAAATGAAAAGTTCAATTTGTAATTTATAAGAAATAGTGCTTAGTCAATctgttgtttgttatttgctaAATAGACTGGCATTATTTAGCTATGCTATTTATGAAACTGGTATATAATCTATTGGAATAAAGAAATTTAATTGTCacctaaataataaaacacacccTTAATCCAAGGGTGTGTTTAACCCCACTCCAGGGATTTTGCCTAGTTGTTCCAGTGTGACAACTGGCAAAACACTAATGTTACTCATTAAGCTTGCTGCCCTATGACAGCACATTTTAGCTCTTGTAATAATCctgtatttataatatataatcacTATGCATAAGTTACACAGTTTCACTGTAATGTTGTCTCGACACAGAAAGCATTGTACACTTATTCTGTGGTGCTATCATAGGGTGGTGGCAAACACGAGCAGGAATTACTCCTTTTACTAATCCGCGGGGTAAGCATCAGACTACTAAGGCTGGAATCTCAGAGTATGAGGTAACGCCTTTATCTGCTGCATCTCCACAGGAAGAAGAAATACCCATAGGTGCAATGTAACTGAGGATCCTGTGGGACTAAATACAGGATATTtcaatacagtatattacaatCAAGGTGGTTGTTAATGTAAATAAGGTTATTTAAGAATTAGAAGGTCTCTCACACAACACTGTTCAACTGCACCACAAATGATAGGCAGATAAAATGCAAACctgaaaaagctgaataaaTTAACCTTCGTGACGGTAAGTTTGTTAAACTTAGTTAAAGACAATTAGTTCTACGTATACCTAATAAATTAATTAGATTGTAGATGAATGAAAGTGGACACTTTGCTGCTGACGTACAAAATGAATGGCAAATACGAACGCTTTTTGTCACTGCACCTGtcttatgtatgtatgtaacagGACAAAGGTATAAGCAGTGTTACATTCTTCCCAATGCTATGAAAAAGATGTACAAGACAAATGTTGGAACACAGCCAGTAGTCcagtttgtttgctgtttgtatCACTATGGTATTGGAGAAggataaacacaaaacaaacatactttATTTCATCATATGCCTTGTTATGTAATTTGTCTGACTCCATcagacatgttgtttttgttttgcatctggGCACAGATGATGAACCAATATTTACTATTTGGCAACAGTTTAATGAAATTTATTGTTCTTATAGCCTACTGTATATGTCATGATTACACTggtaagaaaaacagaacatgcTCAAGGACAGAAAAGAAGTGTAAATGACTTTTCCATGCCAAACACATTCCCTGAACTAAaactttgaaacatttttttaattcatataaTTGTAATATAAAATACGTAAAATGTTGCCTATTACCGTGACCCTTCAGTGGACAAGCGGTTAATAAAATAGATGGATGCATGTTGCCTTTTTCGGATTTTGCCTTGTTAAATTAAGGTTTGCTTTGTAgtacaaaaactacaaatgtcGCTTTAAAATGCGTCACAAAAAGAGCGACGCGGTATCTAACAGGAAGTGTCTTCTAATGGCTAGTTAGCTTGTTGAGCTACTGCAAGTTGTAGATcgtaacctttttttttttttaaaacaatgctTAACGACAGCGAGCTGGCGACGTTGCGGAAAAGATTTAAGAGAGATGCGGCGTTTCTTATGCAAACGGCAACTTCGAGTGACGAAGATGAAAAGAGTAAGCTACAGAAACGTCGGGGTGGCTAGCGTTAACCAGGTAGCAGCATCAGTTGGGTTTAGAGCAGATCACGTTAACACCGGGAGGCAACGCTGCGGCCTCTGACATCCTCACAGTGTTAATGCGAGGGCCAGAATAATATTATTGTTGTAACTAGCAAACCTGTATGGGCAAATCTGTTAAATAGTTAGCATAGTGTTGCACTCACGTTTCCAAAAACTAAGTTATACATACAAAATATGAGTTAAATATACAAGAGAGAGACATGTTAATTCTAAGGGGGCTTTGCAGGCAGCTTGTACAATGAACAATTGTCCAACTTTGAGGCCCTTACTGGCACAAGTCCAGCAATTCTTGATTGTTTTGACTGTGAGCAAACGCTGTATCAGCTCAGCAACATAATACAGGGAATGCCTAGTCCCACTGTGTCCAATCCAAGGGTCATCTCTTTTAGGCTACTGTGTAAGCTGATGAGTGTAATGCAAGCAGCAGACCAAACAGTTGTGGGGTGGTCATCCCTGTTATAATAACGTCTGCTTATATTCCAGTTTACATACCGTCAGGGCTCCTTCTGGCAAAATGACTTGCTATAGTATGTCTTGTGTTCAATACGGATCACTTTGCATGACCTTGATTAAAGATGGAAGCCAACTATTCATCTAGTGCATGGAGTTCATTGTGAAACCTACACAGAGTGGAGCAGCATGCTAAAGCACTTCAGCAGCCAACAACAGGCTCTGATACGTTTAATCAACCAGTAAATTATAGAGATTAATAGCTCTCTGAGAAGTAAGAATATCTCAAAAAACACTATTGGTTTCTTTTCAAATGCCCCTTGAACCTGAAAAGTGGGGGATTTAGCTCATTCTGCTAAGAGACAAGACACATCTCATATTTGCTGGGAAATTGTATACCATACTGTAACCCTTTCAGTGGGTCTTAGTATTGGTTTAGCTACGTTTAATTACGCAGTGGGTTAGTGATTGAATGGCTACATACTTGAACATCAAGCAAAACACTTTGTGACTCTAATCAAGCATTGATGCAAATGTGTCGACAAACAATCTGACAATATATCAGAATTTATTAATTCGTATTTTGCTGtggatttgtctgtttttaaaaacaattctcaatgaatgaatgatgctCTTAAGAAGATGCATTGGTGATTTCTTTTCCATTGTCTTTCAGGTCAGGAGGAAAAAGATGCCAAACCACTCCCACGCATTAACAGACACTCTGTTTTCTGGATTGTAGCATCAGTAAGCGTGACCTATTATGTGGATTTCATCCACAACATCATGGAAAATGATGATGTCAAAAGGTGATTGACTTATGAGATGAGATTGGGTAATTGCAGATCTCTTTGACTTATTTTCTGTTCCctttattatacatatacaaCAGTAAGTTTGCTAAGTAGCTGTAAGTGTTACGTGCATTTAGACGTATCATGACTATAATTCGTCAGTATCCAGTAAGGAGACACcagatttgttattttctataaGTGACCTTTAAACACAGTAAACCTTGTTCTTGGTAAGCTTCTGTTTTGAAAGAAAGCTGGCAGCTTACAGAAAGCATCAaagatatttagttttgttttcttcttccgTGCTTTCCTTGGTATATATTAACAATGGAAGCTCTGCTATCTGATACCACTGGGAAAATGTTTAGGGTATTGTTATCGGGGCCGTCTTTGTATTTGAATAGCTTCATTAAGCCTTTACAGATTTCCTTATGGTCTCATATAAATTTTCCTCCTTTTAATCTAtgaatctatttattttttatctagTTGGTGGTTTAATGTGGGTCTGGTACTCCTTGGAATCTGCCTGTCTCTGGCCATGTTTTGCATTGTGTACCTCGAATGGTTCAAAGGCATCCAGCACTATGACCAAGAATATCCTGCTATTCCTCCCATCACCACTGCAGCTTTTATTGCTGCATCATGCaggtaaaacagacaaaagaacTGTAAACGGCTTCAATGTGCTGTAAACCTTCCAATGTCCTTAAACACTATGTTTTAGACATCAAGGAAAGTACAGCAGCAAAGTACACTGTACTTCTCCAGTTTCAATATCTTCATTCTTTGGTCACATGATGAGAGGTGAGACGCGTGTTGCACAATAAGTAACAAGCTTTCGGACAAGGACACTCCCCAAACTCCACAAAGACAGACGTAtactgttatatatatataaaaaaaaacaaacaatagcaTGCTTTAACGTTACGGAATTGCTTATGTCGAATGAAAGAGTTTAGCccaaatgaggaaaaaaaagacaaatggatCAAAAGAACACCAAAGTATGCAGACAGGGGTGTGGTGTATTTGCCTTTTAGACAGTTCAGGTCAGCTTCTTTGCCGTGACTCTCTGATGTTTCATGCTGCACATGTAGCTCTTTCCTTGCACCAAATCTCAGTTGATTATGCAGCATTAGCAATGTGCAGCATAATAGttgtgaacagacacacacaggtgttttctCTTGGTTCTCCTGATATTAGTCCTCTTCTCATGGCAGCGTGCACTTGTACAGACTACGTGATTGCCATCTGTCTCACGTTTCTGTCTAATTAGCCATAATAACCCTCAGCACCTGTGTGATTGTGTAATATTTTAAACCTGTGTTAGAAATGTTCTGGTTCAAATGAATCTTGTTGACAAGATCAGTTGCACTGATTTGCcaaatgctttattttgtttatccgaggcaaataaataatacacattttgtTAACCAGTCACTGGCTGTGGACAATCTTCTGGTCTCCTTTTATGGAACCAGCAAAGCTCTTAAGCTTGAAAAGCTGTGATATGATTTCCTGAAGTGCAAATCCATCTACCACCTGTCTTTGTATCAGTGAAGATCAGGACATACTGATGAGGTCAGTGACCTTTACTTAGGTCTATGTTAGGGATATGCACAAATAATCGATTAGTCACGAAGGCAGCAGTTATGGCGGTAGACTCAGCTGAAAAATCAAACGAATTACAATTTGGTGCAGGACAACAAAGTTGAGTGCTCAATATGCAGGATGGATCTTGCTTTACACGGCTCTACCAGCAACATGAGTTATTTATACCATTGCCACAAAAATGTTGCGTTTCAGCTGCAGAACAAAGTGCCAGTGAAAAAGACTGGATTTGCTGCATCTCAATGCTCGTGCGTCACTACAGTCCTATTGCCTGCCCCTCGTCTATATCTTATTGCAGTATGAAATTGATCTTCTTCCATAGGTTTTGTCAGCTGCGTCTTACTAGGAGTTTGCCTGTGGTTGATGAGCGGCTGAGTGGGGCATTCAACATGAGTGTTAATGACCTAGTTCATCATATAGGAAATGTAATTGCCCACGGGCTTGTGCATGTATTTTATTCCTGTCtaatgctgtttatttgttccTTAACATCTCAAGTCTTAAACAATGAATGGGCCACATAGCTTtttgtcctgtaattagctAATGCACCTTGATAAAACCATTAATCCATCTGACACCAGTTTGTGACTGTCACATGATTGACCAGAGTCGCTGATGGAAGACAGTGAGGAACTACCAGAGGAAAAAagattgtttaatttattttaaggaaacattttgtgtttgaataTGTTTGAGTGGCGTGAGCTTGTTTTGTATGCTgccatttattttgtatttctccaGTTCTATCAGAGTACATTCAGCATTTAGTTATTTAGGAGACGCTTGTCTGATTGAGATACagggtacaaggcaaaggcagggtgagCATGAGGAggttttgcctaaggacccctaaAGGTTCACTATTTAATAGCTTGCCACGGTGTTCTGTTTAATTCTAGGAAATCCTTCTTCAATATTTCTTTCAAGTGCATATAGTGTTCAGGGAGCAGGCATCACATGACGTTGTTGTGTCTTATTTTATAATCAGATACTAATCCAACAATTCTTTTTATCATCAAAGAAATTGTAACCATTGTGCATATTTATAAGTAACACGTGTCCTTCTCTTGCAGCTTTAACATAGCACTCTGGCCAGTGTGGTCCATCTTCACTCCGCTCATCCTCTTCACACAGTTCATGGGAGTGGTCATGTTCATCTCTTTGCTCGGATGAATGTGACAGGTGAAGATATGCTTCTAACAAAGTGTGCGGAATGACGATTATTGTTTTTGGCCTTAATGATGCTTTATATTCGAAGGATCACATCTTTAcatctgctctttttgtttttcagctgcagagTTTTGTTGATGCAGTTTTTTCCTCTGTCGCTTTCACATGCTTCATATCAAACGTAGTTCACTAAACATCAAACTATCTCTTCATAATAAAACACTGGTGGCAAGACAATAAACACGCCCTCCGAACAACTTACAAAGGATTCTTACAATTCAACCAACTAAACCAAACACACCCACGTACATAGCTTAATTAAAGCCACTCTAAATAAGTGTCGGCGTGTTATGTTATTTGAAACGTGATTTATTTGTAGCAAACTCTACTCTTACATAAGCTGTGTGCACATAtaccaatcagccacaacattaagaccgttggttttattgttgtggggGACACGTGATGCAGCGCATGTTTGATCTTGACTAACCTTCAgtttttcccatgctgacctctgtccacCACACCATCAACACCATATTGGTCTATGCCATGATATTCGCCTTGTTCCTCTCTAACAGTGCTGATGGTTTGGGATGGGTGAAGTCAGCATTGTAGAATTACTGTGCTGCTCTTGTCCTGAGGGTTTAATCTtctcagtttattattttatataaagaaagaaatgcgATGcattctgttttgtgttttcatgattGAGGGTGTAATTAATATTTTGAAAGCAGACCTTCCTCACAGCTTATATTTTGACTTGCAATAATAGAAAAGCCCAGGTGTTAGGAATAGCATGAACGATGGCTGTATTCTATTCAGGTGTATAGGAAGCCATCACAGTGAGCCAGAAGGCAGGACACTGAAATTGAAGCTagtaaaatgaatgcagctattattatttgtattatgtATGCCTATGGTTTCACTTCTCTGGCGTCAAAATGGGCTTATCTGTAGAAATGTCTCTATGTAATGGGGGGAAACGGTAAGAAAAAACCTCCCACAATTTAAACCTGtgttcataaaaaataaaagttaccaattttattatcattatttttgtaTAAGTAGTTTGTGGTGACGTGTTTAAAGGTGACTGCTTATATTCTGTAACACGTTTGACGTGAATAAACTTTTAGAACAAATGTCAGTAACGGTAAAATTGTTATTGCTTGACAAAGAACAACAAAGCTTTAGTAACCACAACAGGGCAAAACACAAAGTTGTAAGTGTCTTTGCAAGTAAAACCTGCTATTGGTCCAGTCTACACCCAAGTTACTTAAAGGATTATGTGGCTAAGATGacgtttttcattttttaatcacCTTTGTCACTTTGACATATTGCGCACTGTCAGTGATACATTTaccaaagtaaataaaagatatAGTTAGAATTGTATAAATCTGTCAGATTGAATGCGATCACATCCACTTCTGAGCTGTGACATATTCCACCAGGTGTTTACAATCCAAAGTAAGTTTCAAATAAATTCATTATATTacattgtcttttatttagcttttacaATGTTCCAACGTTTGTGGAAATGTAGTTGATATTAGTAGAAAGAGTCATTTTATGTTGATCAGccaaatcaaataaatcactATTCAGAGttcttaaaaaattaaaagtgaaaacgTCCAAAACGGGTGAATTCCTTTTCTGTTATTATCTCAACTATGCAGAGCAAATGaactggatttttaaaaatgtgtttgtaactTACACTTATTATTGTTCAACCCTCATTACTAATAGAAAACAGAGAACTATGTATTTTGGACAAATTATGAATTAAAGTTTTTCCACTTTAATTTATTCCCTTGGTGTGTTGtgttaaacatacagtacttggTAGCACTTGGCAAATGGTGAAGTATTCAAGTATTAGTAGATTAAGCAAACTTCATGATACATTttgaaactttaaaaatgttgctATAGTACATTAGGAAAATGTTGCTATAGTTCATTAGGAAAATGCACTTTTGCATGGGAATATCTGTTATGTATCAATACTCAGTTCTACCTGATGGAACTGAAGCAATATTTCTCCACTTTAGAGTTTCATAACACTTTCTAAGATGATTTTTAAGTCTTCAAACTGACCAGTTAATAGTGAAAGCAGCAACATATCTAAAATATGAATCTGAAATCCCTTCAGTAGAAATACTGCTCAAATTGAACTTGGATCGTTGTAATAATGGAGATCACAGAATAGttgttacattaaaatgtgctgCTAATGATTTGTCCTCAGACTGGACTCAAAGTCAATGAGACCGTGTGGAGGAAGCTCATTAGGCGCAAACAGCAGCGCTAATGAGAGCGCTTCCTAATTCAATCAGCATGTTCACACTACACTACAGTCCCCTGATAATGAATAGatctcactctttttttttttttttcactcatcGCGTTGATTGTCAGTGATCAAGAAATCTATACTTGGCGGAAGACGAGGGGGATGTGCTGTTAACTTGTTAAACAAATCTAAAGCTCGCCAAGGAtggatgtttgttgtttgtctcgTTTACCAAGagctgaaatgttgaaaaaagGAAGTAAACCTCGGTTGTCGTGTTCATGTTGCCCTCAACATCCTCACTAAAACATGATCAGAAGTTAAGTTAAGGAGAAAAGACTGTAAATCACAGATTTTCCTTTACTGTGCCGTGCGTTTTACCAAACTTGACCTAATGTAGTGTAAGTGTGTAGAAAACGGATACCTGTGAATAATAATGTCCTATTAGTCCTATTATAAAATAAGATCTTTTGTAACTTATAGTAACAcatagctgctgttgtttgagTTAAGATTTAAACGAGTTTCCATGTTTTTACTGCGTTCTCGACTAGTCTGACCCAGGCTCTCTGAGGCACTGAATGAACCATGGGTAACATGGTCATATGCGTAAGAGCTCTTTGTGCTGATGGTCTCAGTGTTCTCCTTCATTACACCCACTCACAAAAAGGCATTGTGAATTTAACCATTGAAACATGATTCTTCCTTTTTTTCACCTTGAAAGCAAAACTTTTAACCACCATGGCTCAACCATGGGTGGACATAAGCCTTTGGAGAGGTGGCGCTTTG contains the following coding sequences:
- the tmem128 gene encoding transmembrane protein 128, encoding MLNDSELATLRKRFKRDAAFLMQTATSSDEDEKSQEEKDAKPLPRINRHSVFWIVASVSVTYYVDFIHNIMENDDVKSWWFNVGLVLLGICLSLAMFCIVYLEWFKGIQHYDQEYPAIPPITTAAFIAASCSFNIALWPVWSIFTPLILFTQFMGVVMFISLLG